A window of Macrotis lagotis isolate mMagLag1 chromosome X, bilby.v1.9.chrom.fasta, whole genome shotgun sequence contains these coding sequences:
- the LOC141502169 gene encoding small ribosomal subunit protein eS27-like: protein MPLVKDLLHPAPEEEKRKHKKKLLVQSSNSYFMDMKCPRCYKITTVFSHAQTIVLCVGCSTVLCQPTGRKARLTVGCSFRRKQH, encoded by the coding sequence ATGCCTCTCGTGAAAGATCTCCTGCACCCTGCTCCCGAGGAGGAGAAGCGGAAGCACAAGAAGAAACTCCTGGTGCAGAGCTCCAATTCCTATTTCATGGACATGAAGTGCCCCAGGTGTTATAAAATCACCACTGTCTTCAGCCACGCACAGACAATTGTTCTCTGTGTCGGATGCTCCACTGTGCTCTGTCAGCCCACTGGAAGAAAGGCAAGACTTACAGTAGGATGCTCCTTCAGAAGGAAGCAGCACTAA